A single Pirellulaceae bacterium DNA region contains:
- a CDS encoding c-type cytochrome: protein MAPEQVVTTTKLPPGFELSVFAAEPDVQNPIAITTDERGRLWVAENYSWSGAAVGGFDDQQRDRIVILEDINGDGRHDKRTVFWDDARKLTSIEVGNGGVWAISLPYLLFLPDENRDDIMDGPPRIKLDGIDDDAVGHTPANGLKWGSDGWLYARHGIQATSNIGRPGAGDSQRIRINTGVWRYHPASERIETVMHGMTNSWGFDFDQYGHMFVINTVIGHLWHVVPGAHVQRMYGVDLNPHAYQLIEQTADHVHWDTGEVWHAVQKGLSDATSEAGGGHAHIGLMIYQGDNWPSEYRHRLFTLNLHGSRMNSNSVERQSAGYVGKRAPDICFWQDAWFRGMDLITGPDGGVFIADWSDTGECHDHDGVHRTSGRIYKLTYGRPRPIVSLNLSSKSDRQLLELQSHANAWWARTARRLLSERYSSGKSQLEITAVRAQIDGAMNQSTDLATKIRLLETCYGVGAADESWLTSFIASEHEQLRVAALRLLVDQQTPSQCTLTHQAKSLLVKMAHHDRSGLVQLYLASALQRLPANLCWQIAKPLASRSEFAADRMFPSMLWFGVEPIMLAQPAEAIELARQSQIPLLTENIARRLTLEIDSRPELLAGLLSAAQEKSFSARPSVLHGMAKALNGWHKATPPANWAAFEKHFVQADSNELQRDLQALRLVFGDGRALEELTRIVEDGHVEAEVRRQALRSLLNSRPPEFATTLIRLLGDRALVGEAIRGLALYDHPGTSKELLGRLRGLTPAERAEVIHTLASRPTTAKELLQAVRNQTIAVHEISAFHARQIRSFDDDTITQELIELWGDVRNTAEDKKQQIEDLKSMLTSEVLASSDLSAGRALFQKSCASCHVLYGVGVKIGPDLTGSHRRNLDYLLENIVDPSASVGAGFRMVIALTEDGRVINGVIVASTERTLTLQTANEAVTLDRQNVESLTPSNTSLMPDGILQDYSPDQIRDLIGYLMSTNQVSMPE, encoded by the coding sequence ATGGCACCGGAACAGGTCGTCACAACGACAAAGCTGCCACCGGGTTTTGAGCTTTCAGTGTTTGCGGCTGAACCCGACGTTCAAAATCCTATCGCCATCACTACCGATGAGCGTGGAAGGTTGTGGGTAGCGGAGAATTACAGTTGGTCAGGAGCTGCTGTAGGCGGGTTTGACGACCAGCAGCGTGATCGAATTGTCATTTTGGAAGACATCAATGGCGATGGGAGGCATGACAAGAGAACGGTCTTTTGGGATGACGCGCGCAAGCTGACCAGTATCGAAGTCGGCAACGGTGGAGTCTGGGCGATCAGTCTTCCGTACCTCTTGTTCCTGCCCGATGAAAATCGAGATGATATCATGGATGGTCCACCGCGAATCAAATTAGATGGCATCGATGACGACGCGGTGGGGCATACACCAGCCAACGGATTGAAGTGGGGTAGTGACGGTTGGCTGTATGCTCGACACGGCATTCAAGCCACGAGCAATATAGGTAGGCCAGGTGCCGGAGATTCCCAGCGTATTAGAATTAATACTGGCGTATGGCGATATCATCCCGCCTCGGAGCGCATTGAAACGGTCATGCATGGAATGACCAACTCGTGGGGATTCGATTTCGATCAATATGGCCACATGTTTGTGATCAACACCGTCATAGGGCATTTGTGGCATGTGGTTCCTGGCGCACACGTGCAGAGAATGTACGGAGTCGATTTGAACCCCCATGCCTATCAGCTGATTGAACAGACCGCCGACCATGTTCACTGGGACACCGGCGAAGTTTGGCACGCAGTGCAAAAGGGACTGTCCGATGCGACAAGTGAAGCTGGCGGTGGGCATGCGCATATTGGCTTAATGATCTACCAGGGAGACAACTGGCCAAGCGAATATCGCCACCGATTATTCACCCTGAATCTGCATGGCTCCAGAATGAATAGCAACTCGGTGGAGCGGCAGTCAGCTGGCTATGTTGGCAAACGAGCTCCAGACATTTGCTTTTGGCAAGATGCATGGTTTCGAGGCATGGACCTGATCACTGGTCCTGATGGTGGCGTCTTCATTGCCGATTGGAGTGATACGGGCGAGTGCCATGATCATGACGGAGTTCATCGCACCAGTGGTCGCATCTACAAACTTACCTACGGGCGCCCCCGGCCAATTGTTTCGCTCAATTTATCAAGCAAATCGGATAGACAGTTGTTGGAGCTGCAATCCCACGCCAACGCCTGGTGGGCAAGAACTGCTAGAAGGCTTCTGAGCGAACGATACAGCTCTGGAAAATCGCAGTTGGAAATCACAGCGGTGCGCGCACAAATCGATGGTGCGATGAACCAATCAACGGATTTGGCTACCAAGATTCGTTTGCTGGAAACCTGCTACGGAGTCGGTGCCGCAGATGAGTCCTGGCTGACTTCATTTATTGCGAGCGAACACGAGCAACTGCGAGTTGCCGCACTGAGATTGCTAGTTGATCAACAAACGCCCAGTCAATGCACGCTTACTCATCAGGCCAAGTCGCTTCTGGTCAAAATGGCCCACCATGATCGCTCAGGGTTAGTGCAGCTCTATTTGGCTTCGGCACTGCAACGATTACCGGCCAATTTGTGTTGGCAGATTGCCAAACCTCTAGCTTCGCGCTCAGAGTTCGCTGCAGATCGAATGTTTCCGTCGATGCTGTGGTTCGGTGTGGAACCGATCATGCTGGCACAACCGGCTGAGGCAATTGAATTAGCCAGGCAATCCCAGATCCCACTGCTGACTGAGAATATTGCGCGGCGATTGACACTGGAAATTGACTCGCGGCCAGAACTGCTAGCTGGTCTATTGTCAGCCGCGCAAGAAAAGTCTTTTAGTGCGCGACCGTCGGTGCTACATGGCATGGCCAAGGCGCTCAACGGCTGGCACAAGGCTACTCCGCCAGCCAATTGGGCTGCGTTTGAAAAACACTTCGTCCAAGCGGATTCGAACGAACTTCAGCGTGATCTGCAAGCGTTGCGGCTGGTTTTCGGCGATGGTCGAGCTTTAGAAGAATTGACTCGAATCGTGGAAGATGGCCATGTGGAGGCCGAGGTTCGGCGGCAAGCATTGCGATCACTGCTCAACAGTCGCCCACCCGAGTTTGCTACGACTCTAATACGATTGCTTGGAGACCGAGCCTTGGTAGGTGAGGCGATTCGAGGATTAGCGCTGTACGATCATCCGGGCACATCGAAAGAATTGTTAGGGCGACTCAGGGGGTTGACACCCGCCGAGCGAGCGGAAGTGATTCATACACTGGCTTCGCGACCTACAACTGCGAAGGAGTTGTTGCAAGCAGTGCGCAATCAGACGATTGCAGTCCATGAAATCTCTGCCTTTCACGCTCGACAGATACGATCGTTTGATGATGACACGATTACTCAAGAGTTGATCGAGCTGTGGGGAGATGTTCGCAATACTGCAGAAGACAAGAAACAGCAGATTGAAGACCTTAAGTCGATGTTGACTAGCGAAGTCCTGGCCAGCAGTGATCTTTCAGCTGGTCGCGCGCTGTTTCAGAAATCCTGCGCCAGTTGTCATGTGTTGTACGGCGTGGGAGTTAAGATCGGACCAGATTTGACCGGCTCTCACCGCAGAAATCTCGACTACTTGCTTGAGAATATCGTTGATCCCAGTGCGAGTGTCGGCGCAGGCTTTCGCATGGTTATTGCCCTGACGGAGGATGGACGGGTTATCAACGGAGTGATTGTGGCCTCCACCGAACGCACGCTAACGTTGCAGACAGCTAACGAAGCGGTGACTCTGGATCGACAGAACGTTGAATCGCTGACACCATCCAATACATCTCTGATGCCCGATGGGATTTTGCAAGACTATTCGCCTGACCAGATTCGAGACCTGATCGGCTATTTGATGTCGACCAACCAAGTCTCGATGCCGGAATAG
- a CDS encoding DUF1501 domain-containing protein, which translates to MPNRRQLLSQVGDGFGICALAALLGEEGRSASPDPRATGSDDANKTSRLQFPPKARRVVQLFMAGAASHIDLFDFKPELIRRHGQPADYGEPIEAFQDGLGPWKKPIWPFKPYGQCGKQLSDVVADLGDCVDDMAFIHNMVGRSGVHSTATLLQSTGFSLPGFPGMGCWVSYGLGSESQNLPAFVVLPDHRGLASNGVKNWDAAFLPGQHSGTCIYPNRNPPIEALWPNPTYDFLNHASEQATQALLSKLNRDLARQHPLDTRLEARIRNYELAARMQLAAPEALELTHEPKYIMDLYGIQPPGTTWPTEINAPEETDHFGRKCLVARRLLERGVRFVQVWSGNDNGFPRRNWDSHENVARDHEPLARGMARGAAALIKDLKQRGMLEDTIVFWTTEFGRLPSSQGGDGRDHNPFAFTNWLCGGGVQGGISYGPSDQWGYKPLQRDRPTQVYDVHATILQLMGIDHRQLTVRHNGVDRRLTDVHGQVILDLL; encoded by the coding sequence ATGCCCAATCGCCGCCAGCTCCTGTCGCAAGTGGGCGATGGATTTGGAATATGCGCACTGGCTGCCCTGCTTGGAGAGGAAGGACGTTCCGCCTCTCCCGACCCCAGGGCGACAGGGTCGGACGATGCGAACAAGACATCAAGACTACAGTTTCCTCCCAAGGCGAGGCGAGTCGTTCAGTTATTTATGGCGGGTGCCGCCAGCCATATTGACCTATTCGATTTCAAGCCCGAATTGATCCGCCGCCACGGACAACCCGCCGATTACGGTGAGCCCATCGAGGCCTTTCAGGACGGACTGGGCCCATGGAAGAAGCCGATCTGGCCATTTAAACCCTACGGTCAATGCGGCAAACAGCTCAGCGACGTGGTTGCCGATCTAGGTGACTGTGTCGATGACATGGCTTTCATCCACAATATGGTTGGACGCTCTGGTGTGCATAGTACGGCCACGCTATTGCAATCGACCGGCTTTAGCCTGCCGGGATTTCCAGGCATGGGCTGCTGGGTGAGTTATGGTCTTGGCAGTGAAAGCCAGAACTTGCCCGCCTTCGTCGTACTGCCAGATCACCGAGGACTAGCATCCAATGGCGTCAAAAACTGGGATGCTGCATTCCTGCCGGGCCAGCACTCTGGCACGTGCATCTACCCCAATCGCAACCCGCCAATCGAAGCGCTGTGGCCTAACCCAACTTACGACTTTCTCAATCACGCCAGCGAGCAAGCCACGCAAGCATTGCTTTCAAAGCTTAATCGAGACCTTGCCCGTCAGCATCCGCTCGACACTCGACTGGAAGCCCGTATTCGCAACTATGAACTCGCTGCCAGAATGCAGTTGGCAGCACCTGAAGCGCTCGAGCTAACCCATGAACCGAAGTACATCATGGACTTATACGGAATTCAGCCACCAGGGACGACATGGCCTACTGAAATTAATGCTCCAGAGGAAACCGATCACTTCGGTCGCAAATGCCTAGTTGCGCGACGACTGCTTGAACGCGGAGTGCGATTCGTTCAGGTTTGGTCTGGCAATGACAATGGATTTCCTCGACGCAATTGGGACTCTCACGAAAACGTCGCTCGCGATCACGAACCGCTGGCGCGAGGAATGGCCCGCGGAGCGGCCGCGCTGATCAAAGATTTGAAACAGCGCGGGATGCTGGAAGATACGATCGTGTTTTGGACTACCGAGTTTGGTCGCCTGCCGTCCAGCCAAGGAGGCGACGGACGCGATCACAATCCATTTGCATTCACAAACTGGCTGTGCGGCGGTGGTGTCCAAGGCGGCATCTCGTACGGCCCCAGCGATCAGTGGGGCTACAAACCACTTCAGCGCGATCGACCGACTCAAGTTTACGATGTCCATGCGACGATCCTGCAACTTATGGGCATCGACCATCGACAGCTGACCGTGCGGCACAACGGCGTCGATCGCCGACTGACCGACGTACATGGTCAGGTGATTCTTGATTTGCTCTAG
- a CDS encoding PSD1 domain-containing protein, with product MPCRAEIVALIVATLLSWDVSALEPLPKPLEVIEQHCLRCHNSLDRAGGLSLASEEDWLVGGDSSSGPATLRERALEMLSMVVSDNGPPAMPKESPPLPANDLATLVAWLKSDTHWPDSLQLSPPRTVDSQWWSLLPLERSMPPVPATAIAETHAENPIDLYLLEKLRSAGLGFSPPAERRTLARRLYFDLVGLPPSPEQIDAFVYDVDPLAYEKLVDELLLSPRYGERWARHWLDVVHYADTHGYDKDQPRPNAWPYRDYVIRALNDDTPWSQFVCEQLAADVIDPDNMQAIDALGFLAAGPWDLVGHAEVPESKIDGQIARHLDRDDMVRTVMQSFISLTVGCAQCHDHKFDPISQHEYYQLQSVVAALDRADKAYYDDPELTRQRQQLIEQQQALLQQIAALKESPPPDGTSDSDSSSQADLKQAQRNLNSINARIAKLPAPKLVYAGTVHYGSGSFAGTGASAGRPRTIYLLHRGDVTKRGDAVQPAALSLIHGLSGELSLAPDHSEGQRRAALAGWVTDPNCSLTWRSVVNRVWQYHFGQGLVDTPNDFGSMGGLPSHPELLDWLAIEFRDGNQSLKWLHRLIVTSRAYKQSSSPEHQLPQVVRAQQVDANNRLLWRANRRQLEAEAVRDSILSVSDHLDFTSGGPGFREFVLEKPEHSPHYRYDLLDVMDPATHRRTIYRFTVRSQLEPFTTALDCADPSQQVAVRNASQSPAQALSLLNSALVLAMSQQFSQKLSQSHSPAGDKTSSVVERGFLEALGRPPDVEELRQLTDFANEYGMEHLCRVLFNLSEFVFVD from the coding sequence ATGCCATGCCGGGCAGAAATCGTCGCACTGATCGTTGCGACTTTGTTGTCTTGGGATGTATCGGCACTCGAACCGCTTCCCAAGCCGCTGGAAGTGATTGAACAACATTGTCTACGATGTCATAACTCACTCGATCGGGCCGGCGGTCTGTCACTGGCCAGCGAAGAGGATTGGTTAGTTGGCGGCGACAGCAGTTCAGGACCAGCCACTCTACGCGAGCGTGCGTTGGAAATGTTATCGATGGTCGTCTCTGACAATGGTCCCCCCGCCATGCCTAAGGAATCGCCACCGCTGCCAGCTAACGATTTGGCTACATTGGTGGCGTGGCTTAAATCCGATACACACTGGCCAGACTCACTTCAGCTTTCGCCACCACGAACAGTAGATTCGCAGTGGTGGTCTCTGCTGCCTCTGGAACGCTCCATGCCTCCTGTACCTGCAACGGCAATAGCCGAAACTCATGCCGAGAATCCTATCGACTTGTACTTGCTTGAGAAACTGCGAAGTGCCGGTCTAGGTTTTTCTCCACCCGCCGAGCGTCGCACGCTGGCTCGCCGGCTGTATTTCGATTTGGTTGGATTACCTCCCTCACCCGAACAAATCGACGCGTTTGTGTATGATGTCGATCCGCTGGCCTACGAGAAATTGGTAGATGAATTATTGCTCTCGCCGCGCTACGGGGAACGGTGGGCGCGTCATTGGTTAGATGTCGTACATTATGCGGATACTCACGGCTATGACAAAGACCAACCTCGTCCCAACGCCTGGCCCTATCGCGATTACGTAATCCGTGCACTCAATGACGATACGCCGTGGAGCCAGTTTGTTTGTGAACAACTAGCGGCAGACGTGATTGATCCTGACAATATGCAGGCGATTGATGCGCTCGGCTTTTTGGCGGCCGGACCATGGGACTTGGTGGGCCATGCAGAAGTGCCCGAGTCCAAGATTGATGGCCAAATCGCCCGACATCTCGATCGCGATGATATGGTACGAACCGTCATGCAGTCGTTCATCAGTCTGACCGTCGGCTGCGCTCAATGCCACGACCACAAATTCGATCCCATTTCACAACATGAATACTATCAATTGCAATCTGTGGTGGCCGCCCTGGATCGCGCCGACAAAGCCTACTACGACGACCCTGAGTTGACTCGCCAGCGACAACAACTGATCGAACAACAACAGGCGTTGCTACAACAAATTGCAGCCCTCAAGGAATCTCCGCCGCCTGACGGGACCTCGGACAGTGACAGTTCGAGTCAAGCTGATTTGAAACAGGCCCAACGGAATCTGAATTCGATCAACGCGAGAATTGCCAAACTGCCGGCTCCCAAGTTGGTCTATGCTGGTACTGTGCATTATGGCTCGGGCAGTTTCGCCGGCACGGGAGCCTCGGCTGGACGTCCGAGAACAATTTACCTGCTACATCGCGGCGACGTGACCAAACGCGGCGACGCTGTCCAGCCCGCAGCTCTATCGCTAATCCACGGTCTCAGCGGCGAGCTATCTTTGGCACCGGATCATTCCGAAGGTCAGCGACGAGCTGCGTTGGCTGGCTGGGTGACCGACCCGAACTGTTCGCTTACTTGGCGAAGCGTGGTCAATCGAGTCTGGCAGTATCACTTCGGACAGGGCTTGGTCGATACACCAAATGATTTCGGAAGCATGGGTGGCTTGCCAAGTCATCCCGAACTGCTGGATTGGCTGGCCATCGAATTTCGCGATGGAAATCAATCACTCAAATGGCTGCATCGACTGATTGTGACTAGCCGCGCATACAAACAATCTTCGTCTCCAGAGCATCAACTGCCTCAGGTCGTGCGAGCCCAGCAGGTTGACGCTAACAATCGGCTCTTGTGGCGTGCTAACCGACGGCAATTGGAAGCAGAGGCGGTTCGGGATAGCATTTTGTCGGTCAGCGACCATTTAGATTTTACCTCTGGCGGCCCCGGGTTTAGGGAATTCGTGTTAGAAAAACCAGAGCACTCACCGCACTACCGTTACGACTTGCTGGATGTCATGGATCCTGCCACGCATCGCCGCACGATTTACCGCTTCACCGTTCGCTCGCAATTGGAACCATTTACTACTGCGTTGGACTGCGCCGATCCCTCCCAGCAAGTAGCCGTTCGCAACGCTAGCCAATCGCCTGCGCAGGCGCTATCGTTGCTCAACAGTGCACTGGTATTGGCAATGAGCCAACAGTTTTCTCAGAAGTTAAGTCAATCCCACTCCCCAGCCGGTGATAAAACCTCTTCCGTAGTTGAACGCGGATTCCTGGAGGCACTTGGTCGTCCGCCAGACGTTGAAGAATTGAGGCAATTGACCGACTTTGCCAATGAGTATGGGATGGAGCACTTGTGCCGAGTGCTATTTAACCTTAGCGAATTTGTCTTCGTGGATTGA
- a CDS encoding bifunctional folylpolyglutamate synthase/dihydrofolate synthase, with protein MTNRSARHVPQDYAAALCMLYERINYEKQNHAAPYTSQHYRLDRMRELLACLGHPDRQYPIIHIAGTKGKGTTATLLHDALSTAGWRVGLYTSPHLVRLEERFRVNGNQCSPEELVGLTGQVIDAAHQLENAGWERPTFFELTTAMGMLYFAQQQVNCTVLEVGLGGRLDSTNVCQPILSVITSISLDHQTQLGETISQIAGEKAGIIKPRVPVISTARHPDARQIIERVAAAHESPLMLLERDFSVHWQATSFMPPTSMENSSGPVAEVVYRTLTEGRSSPLANTKWRTRMLGRHQADNLAGAITALDWMLSDAGYHFEFDALRSGIASSHAPARLQIVGRSPLRLIDTAHNPVSIAAALQALDDHFPNQPRTIVFACSRDKDYRDMLRQILPNCQRLICTRFLENPRAVSPEQLRQIAAEFYDQATNNSVNKDQRRPTIEQADNPCAAWRRALQTAGQNGLIIAMGSFFLAAELMAQPLQGDSTECNMLHSQPQGM; from the coding sequence ATGACCAATCGTTCTGCCCGACACGTTCCACAAGACTACGCAGCTGCGCTTTGCATGCTTTACGAGCGCATTAATTACGAGAAGCAAAACCATGCAGCGCCGTACACAAGTCAGCACTATCGGCTGGATCGTATGCGCGAATTGCTCGCCTGCCTGGGACACCCCGATCGTCAATATCCGATCATTCACATCGCGGGAACCAAAGGCAAAGGAACCACGGCCACGCTGCTACACGACGCGCTGTCAACTGCGGGATGGCGCGTCGGCCTGTATACTTCGCCGCATTTAGTCAGGCTTGAGGAACGGTTTCGCGTGAACGGTAATCAGTGTAGCCCTGAAGAGCTGGTTGGGCTGACCGGACAGGTGATCGACGCGGCGCACCAGTTAGAAAATGCTGGCTGGGAGCGGCCGACATTCTTCGAACTGACGACGGCCATGGGAATGCTGTACTTTGCTCAACAGCAAGTCAATTGCACGGTGCTGGAAGTCGGCTTGGGTGGACGCTTAGACAGCACCAACGTTTGTCAGCCAATTCTTTCAGTTATCACGTCCATTAGCTTAGACCACCAGACACAATTGGGAGAAACCATATCTCAAATTGCTGGCGAGAAGGCAGGCATCATTAAGCCGCGCGTTCCCGTGATTTCAACAGCCCGACATCCCGATGCACGACAAATAATCGAACGCGTGGCGGCGGCGCATGAGAGTCCGTTGATGCTGCTCGAACGCGACTTTAGCGTCCACTGGCAAGCCACTTCATTCATGCCCCCAACCTCGATGGAAAATTCGTCGGGTCCTGTGGCTGAGGTCGTTTATCGAACATTGACGGAGGGGCGATCCTCGCCACTGGCAAATACCAAGTGGCGCACACGAATGCTGGGGCGGCATCAGGCCGACAACCTAGCCGGGGCAATCACAGCACTTGACTGGATGTTATCTGACGCCGGCTATCACTTCGAATTCGATGCCTTACGAAGCGGAATTGCATCTTCACATGCCCCAGCGCGCCTGCAGATTGTCGGCCGGAGTCCACTGCGATTGATCGACACAGCTCATAATCCCGTTTCCATAGCGGCTGCCCTTCAAGCACTGGATGATCACTTTCCCAATCAACCTCGCACCATTGTTTTTGCATGCAGTCGCGACAAAGATTATCGCGATATGTTGAGGCAGATACTTCCCAATTGCCAACGCTTGATTTGCACGCGTTTCTTGGAGAATCCTCGAGCTGTCTCCCCCGAGCAATTGCGCCAGATCGCTGCTGAATTTTACGATCAAGCCACTAACAATTCAGTGAACAAAGACCAGCGCAGGCCGACTATCGAACAAGCCGATAATCCGTGTGCTGCCTGGCGACGGGCTCTTCAGACCGCTGGCCAGAACGGTCTCATCATCGCCATGGGCTCATTTTTCTTGGCTGCCGAATTGATGGCCCAGCCGCTGCAGGGCGACTCCACGGAATGCAATATGCTGCATTCCCAGCCCCAGGGTATGTGA
- a CDS encoding MoxR family ATPase yields the protein MTNEAQQVQQQAQEFRQRYQAVRDEIGKTIVGHDEIVHGVLTSMFVGGHCLLEGVPGLGKTMLIRTLAEALSLQFNRVQFTPDLMPADILGTNMIVENERGAKSFQFQRGPIFTQICLADEINRATPKTQSALLETMQEGTVTVGGVRYELEQPFFVLATQNPIEQEGTYPLPEAQLDRFLFKLVVGYSSRDQLNTIVDRTTRGTKIQTHKVMDGPEIKRWQALVREVILAPHVQDYIVRLILATHPQGDFAQPITNQYIRWGSSPRGAQTLALAAKVRALLDGRFNVSFEDIRRVFLPSLRHRVLLNFEAQAEGIEADQILLEILDKVSEKSES from the coding sequence ATGACCAACGAGGCTCAGCAAGTCCAGCAACAGGCTCAGGAGTTCCGACAGCGCTATCAAGCGGTGCGTGACGAGATTGGCAAGACGATCGTGGGCCACGACGAGATCGTTCACGGTGTGTTGACCAGCATGTTTGTAGGCGGACACTGCTTACTGGAAGGCGTGCCCGGACTTGGCAAGACGATGCTGATTCGTACCCTGGCCGAGGCCCTAAGCTTGCAATTCAATCGTGTGCAGTTCACTCCCGACCTGATGCCCGCCGACATTTTGGGCACCAACATGATCGTCGAAAACGAGCGCGGAGCCAAATCGTTCCAATTCCAGCGCGGTCCCATCTTTACCCAGATTTGCCTGGCAGACGAAATCAATCGCGCTACACCCAAGACGCAGTCTGCACTGTTGGAAACGATGCAAGAGGGCACTGTTACCGTTGGCGGGGTACGCTACGAACTTGAGCAGCCTTTCTTCGTACTGGCGACGCAGAATCCTATCGAACAAGAAGGGACCTACCCGCTACCTGAAGCCCAATTGGACCGCTTTCTGTTCAAGCTGGTCGTGGGTTATAGTTCGCGAGATCAGCTGAACACCATCGTCGATCGCACGACGCGCGGAACCAAGATTCAAACACACAAAGTCATGGATGGTCCAGAGATCAAGCGTTGGCAAGCGTTAGTGCGCGAGGTAATCCTGGCACCGCACGTACAGGATTACATTGTACGATTGATCTTGGCGACGCACCCCCAAGGCGATTTTGCTCAACCGATTACGAACCAGTATATTCGCTGGGGTAGTAGCCCGCGCGGCGCGCAAACGCTGGCCTTGGCCGCAAAAGTTCGCGCATTGTTAGACGGCCGCTTCAATGTCAGTTTCGAGGATATTCGCCGTGTGTTTCTACCCAGCCTGCGCCATCGCGTGCTGTTGAATTTCGAGGCCCAAGCCGAAGGCATCGAAGCGGATCAGATTCTACTGGAAATCCTCGACAAGGTGTCGGAAAAGTCGGAGTCATAA